The proteins below are encoded in one region of Rhizobium sp. 9140:
- a CDS encoding glutathione S-transferase N-terminal domain-containing protein, with translation MSAPIDLYYWPTPNGWKITIMLEELGLPYEVKYINISKGEQFAPDFLKIAPNNRMPAIVDPDGPGGTPISVFESGAILQYLGRKTGRFYPSGERARVDVDQWLFWQMGGLGPMAGQANHFRHYAPEKIAYGIDRYTNEVNRLYGVMNRRLADREFLATEYSIADMACLGWVRQYESGGQDLNDFPHLKRWFETLSARPAVIAGFDVGREERERQKHLSEDKDAQKILFGQRAQ, from the coding sequence ATGTCCGCACCCATAGACCTCTACTACTGGCCGACCCCCAATGGCTGGAAGATCACCATCATGCTGGAAGAACTCGGCCTTCCCTATGAGGTCAAATATATCAACATCTCCAAGGGCGAGCAGTTCGCGCCGGACTTCCTGAAGATCGCCCCGAACAACCGCATGCCGGCCATCGTCGATCCCGATGGTCCGGGTGGCACGCCGATCTCCGTGTTTGAATCCGGCGCCATCCTGCAATATCTCGGCCGCAAGACCGGCCGCTTCTACCCGAGCGGCGAACGGGCGCGCGTGGATGTCGATCAGTGGCTGTTCTGGCAGATGGGCGGGCTGGGGCCGATGGCCGGACAGGCCAACCACTTCCGTCACTACGCCCCGGAGAAGATCGCCTATGGCATCGATCGCTATACGAACGAGGTCAATCGCCTCTACGGCGTCATGAACCGGCGTCTTGCGGATCGCGAGTTCCTTGCTACCGAGTATTCGATCGCCGACATGGCCTGCTTGGGCTGGGTGCGCCAGTATGAAAGCGGCGGGCAGGATCTGAACGACTTCCCGCACCTGAAGCGCTGGTTCGAGACCCTCTCGGCCCGCCCCGCCGTCATCGCCGGCTTCGATGTCGGCCGTGAGGAGCGCGAGCGGCAGAAGCATCTGTCGGAAGACAAGGATGCGCAGAAGATCCTGTTTGGCCAGCGCGCGCAGTAG
- a CDS encoding sel1 repeat family protein gives MARFDLQNFTYATIAGENRAEAFCNMGLMYATGRGCDIDVVAAHKWLNIAAIKGSERAAELRAELAATMSKADLAIALRSAREWMTVH, from the coding sequence ATGGCACGCTTCGACCTCCAGAATTTCACCTACGCAACGATCGCCGGCGAAAACCGCGCGGAAGCCTTCTGCAACATGGGCCTGATGTACGCCACAGGCCGCGGCTGCGACATCGACGTCGTCGCTGCCCACAAGTGGCTGAACATCGCCGCCATCAAGGGCTCCGAGCGGGCAGCGGAACTGCGCGCCGAACTCGCCGCCACCATGTCGAAGGCCGATCTTGCCATCGCACTGCGCTCGGCCCGCGAATGGATGACCGTGCATTGA
- a CDS encoding YnfA family protein — MFALPLSTILIYALAALFEIAGCFSLWAWLRLGRSALWLIPGIASLVAFAWLLTFSPQPAAGRSFAAYGGIYIAASVLWMWLAEGVRPDRFDFAGVLLALAGTLVIIAPARG; from the coding sequence ATGTTCGCGCTCCCTCTCTCCACCATCCTTATCTATGCGCTTGCGGCTCTGTTCGAGATCGCAGGCTGTTTCAGTCTTTGGGCGTGGCTGCGTCTCGGGCGGTCCGCGCTCTGGCTTATTCCCGGTATTGCCAGTCTGGTTGCCTTTGCCTGGCTTCTGACGTTCAGCCCGCAGCCGGCGGCGGGGCGTAGTTTTGCGGCCTATGGCGGTATCTATATTGCGGCGTCGGTCCTGTGGATGTGGCTGGCGGAAGGCGTTCGGCCGGATCGATTCGATTTCGCGGGCGTGCTGCTTGCGCTTGCCGGGACACTCGTCATCATCGCTCCTGCGCGCGGATAG
- the pepN gene encoding aminopeptidase N translates to MRTDTGEIIHLEDYQPTDFVLERVDLTFELDPLETKVEARLIFHRREGVAADRPLVLDGDELRMTGLLLDQEPIAAENYTETEQTLTIRGLPDSAPFEITVTTELSPQTNTKLMGLYRTNDVYCTQCEAEGFRRITFFPDRPDVLAVYTVNIIADKATVPLLLSNGNFLGGAGMGDGRHFAAWFDPHPKPSYLFALVAGDLGVVEDSFTTMTGREVVLKIYVEHGKEPRATYAMDALKRSMRWDEEAFGREYDLDIFMIVAVSDFNMGAMENKGLNVFNDKYVLADPETATDQDYANIEAIIAHEYFHNWTGNRITCRDWFQLCLKEGLTVYRDHQFSADQRSRAVKRIAEVRHLKAEQFPEDGGPLAHPVRPTRYREINNFYTTTVYEKGSEVTGMIATVLGSDLFKAGMDLYFDRHDGQAVTIEDFIRCFEEASGRDLTQFSLWYHQAGTPLVSASGTYDASRQTFTLQLEQTVPPTPGQSTKQPVHIPLRFALISEDGTIAEASSVSGAEVTGDVLHLVERSQSVTFEGIASRPVVSLNRGFSAPINLHFEKSSADRAQIARFETDLFARWQALNDMALDALVAATASVRAGTPVVCDQALIDALMATVSDDALEPAFRAQALALPSESDIARDIGRDNDPDAIFAARREIMTAIATAGRETFAGLFDTMRSTEAFSPDAASAGRRALRNSALAYLVLAENAPTRAVDAFSAADNMTDLSQALTILVHRFPDTPEATTALESFQTRFADNALVLDKWFTVQATIPGAATLERVEALMAHPHFNGLNPNRVRALVGTFAFSNPTGFNRADGKGYRFLARQILDIDPRNPQLAARILTSMRSWRSLESGRAEHAREALSEIAAGAKLSPDVSDIVERTLKG, encoded by the coding sequence ATGCGGACGGACACGGGCGAGATCATCCACCTTGAAGACTACCAGCCGACAGATTTCGTGCTTGAACGCGTCGATCTGACCTTCGAGCTGGATCCGCTGGAAACCAAGGTCGAAGCCCGTCTGATCTTCCATCGCCGCGAAGGCGTGGCGGCCGACCGGCCGCTGGTGCTGGATGGCGACGAGCTGAGGATGACGGGTCTGCTGCTCGACCAGGAGCCGATCGCCGCCGAGAACTATACCGAAACAGAGCAGACGCTGACCATTCGCGGCCTGCCGGACAGCGCGCCCTTCGAGATTACCGTCACGACCGAGCTTTCGCCGCAGACCAACACCAAGCTGATGGGCCTCTACCGGACGAACGACGTCTACTGCACCCAGTGCGAAGCCGAGGGCTTCCGCCGCATCACTTTCTTCCCCGACAGGCCGGATGTGCTCGCCGTCTACACGGTCAACATTATCGCGGACAAGGCGACCGTGCCGCTGCTGCTGTCCAACGGCAACTTCCTCGGCGGCGCCGGCATGGGCGACGGACGCCACTTCGCCGCCTGGTTCGATCCGCATCCCAAGCCCAGCTACCTCTTCGCGCTGGTGGCCGGCGATCTCGGCGTGGTCGAGGACAGTTTCACCACCATGACCGGCCGCGAGGTCGTGCTGAAGATCTATGTCGAGCACGGCAAGGAGCCGCGTGCGACCTACGCCATGGACGCGCTGAAGCGCTCCATGCGCTGGGACGAGGAGGCCTTCGGGCGCGAATACGATCTCGACATCTTCATGATCGTCGCCGTGTCCGATTTCAACATGGGCGCCATGGAGAACAAGGGGCTCAACGTCTTCAACGACAAATACGTGCTGGCCGACCCCGAAACCGCGACGGATCAGGACTACGCGAATATCGAGGCGATCATCGCGCACGAATATTTCCACAACTGGACCGGCAACCGCATCACCTGCCGCGACTGGTTCCAGCTCTGCCTCAAGGAAGGGTTGACGGTCTATCGCGACCACCAGTTCTCCGCCGACCAGCGCTCGCGCGCCGTCAAGCGCATCGCCGAAGTCCGCCACCTCAAGGCCGAGCAGTTTCCGGAAGACGGCGGGCCGCTCGCCCATCCCGTCCGCCCGACGCGCTATCGCGAGATCAACAACTTCTACACGACCACCGTCTACGAGAAGGGATCGGAAGTGACCGGCATGATCGCGACCGTGCTCGGGTCTGATCTCTTCAAGGCCGGCATGGATCTCTATTTCGACCGTCACGACGGACAGGCCGTCACCATCGAGGACTTCATCCGCTGCTTCGAGGAGGCAAGCGGCCGGGACCTGACGCAGTTTTCGCTCTGGTACCACCAGGCCGGCACGCCGCTCGTCAGCGCGTCGGGCACCTACGACGCGAGCCGGCAGACCTTCACGCTTCAGCTCGAACAGACCGTGCCGCCGACGCCGGGCCAGAGTACCAAACAGCCGGTGCACATCCCGCTTCGCTTCGCGCTCATCTCCGAAGATGGCACCATCGCCGAAGCATCCAGCGTCTCCGGCGCGGAAGTGACCGGCGATGTGCTGCATCTCGTCGAGCGCAGCCAGAGCGTGACGTTCGAGGGCATCGCCTCGCGGCCCGTCGTCTCGCTCAACCGGGGCTTCTCCGCTCCCATCAACCTGCACTTCGAAAAGTCCTCGGCCGACCGCGCCCAGATCGCCCGTTTTGAGACAGATCTCTTCGCGCGCTGGCAGGCGCTGAACGACATGGCGCTCGATGCGCTGGTCGCAGCCACGGCAAGCGTCCGCGCCGGTACGCCGGTCGTCTGCGACCAGGCTCTCATCGACGCGCTGATGGCGACCGTCTCCGACGACGCCCTGGAACCGGCCTTCCGGGCTCAGGCGCTGGCCTTGCCAAGCGAGTCGGACATCGCGCGGGACATCGGACGGGATAACGACCCGGACGCCATCTTCGCCGCCCGTCGCGAGATCATGACGGCGATCGCCACGGCCGGCCGGGAAACGTTTGCCGGTTTGTTTGACACCATGCGCTCGACGGAGGCGTTTTCCCCGGATGCCGCGAGTGCCGGCCGCCGCGCTTTGCGCAACAGTGCCCTTGCCTACCTCGTGCTGGCCGAAAACGCGCCAACACGCGCCGTCGATGCCTTCTCGGCCGCCGACAACATGACCGACCTCAGCCAGGCGCTCACCATTCTCGTCCACCGCTTCCCGGACACGCCGGAGGCCACGACGGCGCTTGAAAGCTTCCAGACGCGGTTTGCGGACAACGCGCTCGTTCTCGACAAGTGGTTCACCGTGCAGGCGACCATTCCGGGTGCGGCGACGCTGGAGCGCGTCGAGGCCTTGATGGCGCATCCGCACTTCAACGGCCTCAACCCGAACCGTGTCCGCGCGCTCGTCGGCACCTTCGCCTTCTCCAACCCGACCGGCTTCAATCGGGCGGACGGCAAGGGCTACCGGTTCCTCGCGCGCCAGATTCTCGATATCGACCCGCGCAACCCCCAGCTTGCCGCCCGCATCCTCACCTCGATGCGGTCCTGGCGTTCGCTGGAATCCGGACGGGCCGAGCATGCCCGCGAGGCTCTGAGCGAGATCGCAGCTGGCGCGAAGCTTTCGCCTGACGTCAGCGACATCGTGGAGCGCACGCTCAAGGGCTAA
- a CDS encoding AMP nucleosidase — protein sequence MSARISSIQALPTAMPEAFEPQTFDDPVKAVDALTALYERNTNFLVDGFTALGKGVAASRFRACYPQVSMETSSFGHVDSRLSYGHVTAPGVYTTTVTRPKLFRHYLKEQLGLLIRNHGTGITVSESSTPIPLHFAFGEGAHVEASLAENIDVPLRDLFDTPDLSTTDDEIANGAYEPGPGEPFPLAPFTAQRIDYSLARLSHYTATSAAHFQNFVLFTNYQFYIDEFCVWARRQMAEGGNGYTAFVEPGNIVTQAGSDEPDSDLTLARLPQMPAYHLKKKGHGGITVVNIGVGPSNAKTITDHIAVLRPHAWLMLGHCAGLRNSQALGDYVLAHAYVREDHVLDDDLPVWVPIPALAEVQMALQEAVAETTGYEGYDLKRIMRTGTVATIDNRNWELRDQRGPVKRLSQSRAIALDMESATIAANGFRFRVPYGTLLCVSDKPLHGELKLPGMATAFYKNQVSQHLQIGIRALEKLAAMPPEKLHSRKLRSFFETAFQ from the coding sequence ATGAGCGCACGAATCTCCTCCATCCAAGCCCTTCCCACCGCAATGCCGGAGGCCTTCGAGCCGCAGACCTTCGATGATCCGGTCAAGGCTGTCGATGCGCTGACGGCGCTCTACGAGCGCAACACCAATTTCCTCGTGGATGGCTTCACGGCGCTCGGCAAGGGTGTCGCCGCAAGCCGGTTCCGCGCCTGCTATCCGCAGGTCAGCATGGAAACCTCGAGCTTCGGCCATGTCGATTCGCGCCTGTCCTACGGCCATGTCACGGCGCCCGGCGTCTACACGACCACGGTCACGCGTCCGAAGCTTTTCCGGCATTATCTGAAGGAGCAGCTGGGCCTGCTGATCCGCAACCACGGCACCGGCATCACCGTGTCGGAATCCTCCACGCCCATCCCGCTGCACTTCGCCTTCGGTGAAGGCGCGCATGTCGAGGCGTCGCTCGCCGAAAACATCGACGTTCCCCTGCGCGACCTGTTCGATACGCCCGATCTCTCGACCACCGACGACGAGATCGCCAACGGCGCCTACGAGCCCGGCCCCGGCGAGCCGTTTCCGCTGGCCCCGTTCACGGCCCAGCGCATCGATTACTCGCTCGCGCGTCTCAGCCACTACACCGCGACCAGCGCGGCGCATTTCCAGAATTTCGTGCTCTTCACCAATTACCAGTTCTATATCGACGAGTTCTGCGTCTGGGCGCGCAGGCAGATGGCCGAGGGTGGCAATGGCTATACGGCCTTCGTGGAGCCGGGAAACATTGTCACACAGGCCGGATCGGACGAGCCGGACAGTGATCTGACGCTCGCCCGTCTGCCGCAGATGCCGGCCTATCACCTGAAGAAGAAGGGCCATGGCGGCATCACCGTCGTCAATATCGGCGTCGGCCCCTCCAATGCCAAGACGATCACCGACCATATCGCCGTGCTGCGCCCGCATGCCTGGCTGATGCTCGGACACTGCGCCGGCCTGCGCAACAGTCAGGCGCTGGGCGACTACGTTCTGGCGCATGCCTATGTCCGCGAGGACCACGTGCTGGATGACGATCTGCCGGTCTGGGTGCCGATCCCGGCGCTCGCCGAAGTGCAGATGGCCCTACAGGAAGCCGTCGCGGAAACCACGGGCTACGAGGGCTACGACCTCAAGCGCATCATGCGCACCGGCACGGTCGCGACCATCGACAATCGCAACTGGGAGCTTCGCGACCAGCGCGGCCCGGTCAAACGGCTCTCCCAGTCGCGCGCCATCGCGCTCGATATGGAATCGGCCACCATCGCCGCCAACGGCTTCCGCTTTCGCGTCCCCTATGGAACGCTCCTCTGCGTCTCTGACAAGCCGCTGCATGGCGAGTTGAAACTTCCCGGCATGGCGACGGCGTTCTACAAGAATCAGGTCAGCCAGCATTTGCAGATCGGCATTCGCGCGCTGGAGAAGCTGGCGGCCATGCCCCCGGAAAAGCTACATTCCCGCAAGCTGCGCAGCTTCTTCGAAACGGCCTTCCAGTAG
- a CDS encoding Hsp70 family protein, whose product MTQSLGFDFGTTNSVLAAVEHGKTRAIDFDSPAGRYDTMRTALSFMKHPNLGAQALQIEAGQAAIRTFIDNPGDARFLQSIKTFAASPLFQGTLIFARRNGFEDLMRAFVARLKDYAGDAWPVDGTRIVVGRPVRYAGANPDDNLALERYQTALGSFGFSDIRYVYEPVAAAFYFAQTLKQDATVLVADFGGGTTDYSLIRFETHAGVLSATPIGHSGVGIAGDHFDFRIIDNLVSPLIGKGTQFRSFDKVLDVPSGYYANFGRWNQLSIFKTLKDFADLKQLVRSSLEPEKLEAFIDLIEHDEGYPLYQAVSATKMRLSAEEETEFFFAPLGERSRKIVRRADFEQWIAPELGRIESALDEVLEKTNTAAGAVDKVFLTGGTSFVPAVRRMFERRFDTARIESGGELLSIAHGLALIGARDDIDLWTAAAN is encoded by the coding sequence ATGACCCAGTCGCTCGGCTTTGATTTCGGCACCACAAACTCTGTTCTGGCCGCCGTCGAACACGGAAAAACACGGGCCATCGACTTCGACAGTCCTGCCGGACGATACGATACGATGCGGACGGCCCTGTCGTTCATGAAGCATCCGAACCTCGGCGCGCAGGCTCTGCAAATCGAGGCGGGACAGGCCGCCATCCGCACCTTCATCGACAATCCCGGCGACGCGCGCTTCCTGCAATCGATCAAGACCTTTGCCGCGAGCCCGCTTTTTCAGGGGACGCTGATCTTTGCGCGGCGGAATGGCTTCGAGGACCTGATGCGCGCTTTCGTCGCACGTCTGAAGGACTATGCCGGCGATGCCTGGCCTGTCGACGGCACCCGCATCGTCGTCGGCCGGCCCGTGCGCTATGCCGGCGCCAACCCGGACGACAACCTGGCGCTGGAGCGCTACCAGACGGCGCTCGGCAGTTTCGGCTTTTCGGATATCCGCTACGTCTACGAGCCGGTTGCCGCCGCCTTCTACTTCGCCCAGACATTGAAACAGGATGCGACGGTGCTGGTCGCGGACTTCGGCGGCGGCACCACCGACTATTCGCTCATCCGCTTCGAAACCCATGCCGGCGTGCTGTCGGCGACGCCCATCGGCCATTCCGGCGTCGGGATCGCGGGCGATCATTTCGACTTTCGCATCATCGACAATCTCGTCTCGCCGCTGATCGGCAAGGGCACCCAGTTCCGCTCTTTCGACAAAGTGCTGGATGTGCCCTCCGGCTACTACGCGAATTTCGGGCGCTGGAACCAGCTGTCGATCTTCAAGACGCTGAAGGATTTCGCCGATCTGAAGCAGCTCGTGCGCTCGTCGCTGGAGCCGGAAAAGCTGGAAGCCTTTATCGACCTTATCGAGCATGACGAGGGCTATCCGCTGTATCAGGCCGTTTCCGCGACCAAGATGCGGCTTTCGGCCGAGGAAGAGACAGAGTTCTTCTTCGCTCCGCTCGGCGAGCGCAGCCGCAAGATCGTGCGCCGCGCCGACTTCGAACAGTGGATCGCGCCGGAACTCGGACGGATCGAGAGTGCGCTGGACGAGGTGCTGGAAAAGACGAACACAGCGGCCGGTGCGGTGGACAAGGTGTTTCTCACGGGCGGCACGTCCTTCGTGCCAGCGGTGCGGCGCATGTTCGAGCGGCGGTTCGATACGGCACGCATCGAGAGCGGTGGCGAACTCCTCTCCATCGCCCACGGTCTGGCACTCATCGGCGCGCGGGACGACATCGACCTGTGGACAGCGGCGGCGAACTGA
- a CDS encoding DMT family transporter, with translation MDRDEPNPLLGIALKVSSVLVFVAMSTFIKSAGDGIATGQITFYRSAFAMVPILGYLAIKGDLATAFKTRDPFGHLIRGFIGILAMSCGFYGLTHLPLPEAIAIGYAMPLLAVVFAAVFLKEVVRIYRWSAVIVGLVGVMIITYPRLTLFAGGGGEAGAAYGALAVLLSAALGATAMVLVRKLVMNERTHTIVLYFSLSASLFSLLTLPFGWEPLTWRAFLFLMAAGFCGGVAQLLLTQSYRYADMSTIAPFEYTSIVLGLVIGYWLFDDVPTVTMLIGTAIVIGAGIFIILREHRLGLERKAARKHVTPQG, from the coding sequence ATGGATCGCGACGAGCCCAACCCGCTTCTGGGTATTGCTCTCAAAGTTTCTTCCGTTCTCGTTTTCGTGGCAATGTCGACCTTCATCAAGTCGGCCGGCGACGGTATCGCGACGGGCCAGATCACCTTCTACCGCTCGGCTTTCGCCATGGTGCCGATCCTCGGATACCTCGCGATCAAGGGCGATCTCGCCACCGCCTTCAAGACGCGCGATCCATTCGGCCACCTCATTCGCGGTTTCATCGGCATTCTCGCCATGAGCTGCGGCTTTTACGGTCTGACGCATCTGCCGCTGCCCGAGGCCATCGCCATCGGCTACGCCATGCCGCTTCTGGCCGTCGTCTTTGCCGCCGTGTTCCTGAAAGAGGTCGTGCGCATCTATCGCTGGTCGGCCGTCATCGTCGGCCTCGTTGGGGTGATGATCATCACCTATCCGCGCCTGACGCTGTTTGCCGGCGGCGGCGGGGAGGCGGGGGCGGCCTACGGCGCCCTGGCGGTGCTGCTCTCGGCGGCGCTGGGTGCAACGGCCATGGTGCTCGTGCGCAAACTGGTAATGAACGAACGGACGCACACCATCGTCCTCTATTTCTCCCTGTCCGCCTCCCTGTTCTCGCTGCTGACGCTGCCTTTCGGATGGGAGCCGCTTACGTGGCGCGCTTTCCTCTTTCTGATGGCCGCGGGTTTTTGCGGGGGTGTTGCGCAATTGCTGCTCACGCAGAGCTATCGCTATGCCGATATGTCGACCATCGCGCCGTTCGAATATACCTCGATCGTTCTTGGACTGGTGATCGGCTACTGGCTCTTCGACGACGTGCCCACCGTCACCATGCTGATCGGAACCGCCATCGTCATCGGCGCCGGCATCTTCATCATTCTACGGGAACACCGGCTGGGCCTGGAGCGAAAGGCCGCGCGCAAGCATGTGACGCCGCAGGGGTGA
- a CDS encoding electron transfer flavoprotein-ubiquinone oxidoreductase, with the protein MSEIQEMPERESMDFDVVVVGAGPAGLSAAIRLKQIDPELTVVVLEKGGEVGAHILSGAVVDPCGVDALLPGWREEADHPFKTEVTEDQFLLLGPAGSLRLPNFAMPPLMNNHGNYIVSLGNVCRWLAGKAEELGVEIYPGFAATEVLYNEEGAVVGVATGDMGIEKNGEPGPSFARGMELRGKYVLIGEGVRGSLAKQLIARYDLQKDREPQKYGIGIKELWQVKPENHKQGLVQHSFGWPLGLSTGGGSFLYHLEDNTVAVGFVVHLNYKNPYLYPFEEFQRFKTHPAIRGTFEGGKRLSYGARAITEGGYQSVPKLTFPGGALIGCSAGLVNVPRIKGSHNAVLSGKMAAEKIAAAIAAGRANDEVVEIENEWRAGPIGQDLKRVRNVKPLWSKLGTVAGVALGGLDMWTNHLFGFSFFGTLKHGKTDAQSLEPAAKHKKIAYPKPDGVLTFDRLSSVFLSNTNHEEDQPVHLKVKDMALQKRSEHDIYAGPSTRYCPAGVYEWVEKDGEEVFVINAQNCVHCKTCDIKDPNGNITWVPPQGGEGPVYPNM; encoded by the coding sequence ATGAGCGAAATACAGGAAATGCCGGAGCGCGAAAGCATGGATTTCGACGTGGTCGTGGTGGGAGCCGGCCCCGCGGGCCTCTCCGCTGCGATCCGTCTGAAGCAGATCGATCCGGAACTGACGGTTGTGGTTCTTGAAAAGGGCGGCGAAGTCGGCGCCCATATCCTCTCGGGCGCCGTGGTCGATCCCTGCGGCGTGGATGCTCTTCTGCCCGGCTGGCGCGAGGAGGCGGACCATCCCTTCAAGACGGAGGTGACGGAGGACCAGTTCCTGCTGCTCGGCCCCGCTGGCTCCCTGCGCCTGCCGAATTTCGCCATGCCGCCGCTCATGAACAATCACGGCAACTATATCGTCTCGCTCGGCAATGTCTGTCGCTGGCTGGCCGGCAAGGCGGAAGAGCTCGGGGTGGAAATCTATCCCGGCTTTGCTGCGACCGAAGTGCTTTACAACGAGGAAGGCGCGGTCGTCGGTGTCGCCACCGGCGACATGGGCATCGAGAAGAACGGCGAGCCCGGCCCGAGCTTCGCCCGCGGCATGGAGCTTCGCGGCAAGTACGTGCTGATCGGCGAAGGCGTGCGCGGCTCGCTCGCCAAGCAGCTGATCGCCCGCTACGACCTGCAGAAGGATCGCGAGCCGCAGAAATACGGCATCGGCATCAAGGAGCTCTGGCAGGTGAAGCCCGAGAACCACAAGCAGGGCCTCGTGCAGCACTCCTTCGGCTGGCCGCTGGGCCTCAGCACGGGTGGCGGCTCGTTTCTCTATCACCTCGAGGACAACACGGTTGCCGTCGGCTTCGTGGTGCATCTCAACTACAAGAACCCCTACCTCTACCCGTTCGAGGAGTTCCAGCGCTTCAAGACGCATCCGGCCATCCGCGGCACCTTCGAAGGGGGCAAGCGCCTGTCCTACGGCGCGCGCGCTATCACCGAGGGCGGCTATCAGTCGGTGCCGAAGCTGACCTTCCCGGGCGGCGCGCTGATCGGCTGTTCCGCCGGCCTCGTCAACGTCCCCCGCATCAAGGGCAGCCACAACGCCGTCCTTTCTGGCAAGATGGCGGCCGAGAAGATCGCCGCGGCGATTGCGGCCGGTCGGGCGAATGACGAGGTGGTCGAGATCGAGAACGAATGGCGCGCCGGCCCGATCGGGCAGGACCTCAAGCGCGTGCGCAACGTCAAGCCGCTCTGGTCGAAGCTCGGCACGGTGGCCGGCGTCGCGCTCGGCGGTCTCGACATGTGGACCAACCATCTTTTCGGCTTCTCGTTCTTCGGCACGCTGAAGCACGGCAAGACGGATGCGCAAAGTCTGGAGCCGGCGGCAAAGCACAAGAAGATTGCCTATCCGAAGCCGGATGGTGTCCTGACCTTCGACCGGCTGTCCTCGGTGTTTCTTTCCAACACCAACCACGAGGAAGACCAGCCGGTCCACCTCAAGGTGAAGGACATGGCGCTGCAGAAGCGCTCCGAGCACGACATCTATGCCGGGCCGTCCACACGCTATTGCCCGGCGGGCGTCTATGAATGGGTGGAGAAGGATGGCGAGGAGGTCTTCGTGATCAACGCGCAGAACTGCGTGCACTGCAAGACCTGCGACATCAAGGATCCGAACGGCAACATCACCTGGGTTCCGCCGCAGGGCGGCGAGGGTCCTGTCTACCCGAACATGTAA
- a CDS encoding DUF2147 domain-containing protein: MKITLIMSAAILGSALLALPVLAAEPIVGNWKTASGETAAIATCGGSFCITVKTGKHAGKKIGTLSGAGEAYSGEVTDPDNDKTYSGSAAVVGNQLKLKGCVLKVLCKSQTWSRL, encoded by the coding sequence ATGAAGATCACATTGATCATGTCGGCCGCTATCCTGGGTTCGGCTCTTCTCGCATTGCCCGTTCTGGCAGCGGAGCCGATTGTCGGCAACTGGAAGACGGCGAGCGGCGAAACAGCCGCGATCGCCACCTGCGGCGGCAGCTTCTGCATCACGGTGAAGACCGGTAAGCATGCGGGAAAGAAGATCGGCACCCTGTCGGGCGCGGGCGAGGCCTATTCCGGCGAAGTGACGGACCCCGACAACGACAAGACCTATAGCGGCTCTGCCGCCGTCGTCGGCAACCAGTTGAAACTGAAGGGCTGCGTGCTGAAGGTCCTCTGCAAGAGCCAGACCTGGAGCCGTCTCTAG
- a CDS encoding uracil-DNA glycosylase: MTPHEMAALLYFHADSGVEWLLDDDPIDRIAAFAASQTARGEAGSGSGRGGNAGALQTAQSYRPPAPKNEADGRAQPPAAEKPKTRGKSEPAPRPVSTRVAIPDEQAVAEARIAAGSAQTLADLKLALEGFTGCNLRNSARNLVFAEGDPAAGLMIVGPGPNGDDDREGRPFAGRQGDLLDKMLTAIGLDRAGVLITNVIPWRPPGNRMPSAREMEICRPFLDRQFALAKPRRVLVLGNFAARFFFGGADTIHEMRGDWRTISTGGETFRALATLHPQDLMSAPICKRLAWQDLQMFAAADDS; the protein is encoded by the coding sequence ATGACGCCGCACGAGATGGCGGCGCTTTTGTATTTCCATGCCGATTCGGGCGTGGAGTGGCTGCTGGATGACGACCCGATCGACCGGATCGCCGCCTTTGCCGCCAGCCAGACGGCGCGCGGCGAAGCCGGGTCGGGCTCTGGTCGTGGGGGCAACGCGGGAGCCTTGCAGACCGCGCAAAGCTACAGGCCGCCAGCGCCCAAAAATGAAGCGGATGGCCGCGCTCAGCCCCCCGCTGCGGAAAAACCGAAGACGAGAGGGAAGTCCGAGCCCGCACCACGCCCGGTTTCCACCCGCGTCGCCATACCCGATGAGCAGGCTGTGGCCGAGGCGCGGATCGCTGCTGGATCGGCGCAGACGCTCGCCGACCTCAAGCTTGCACTTGAAGGCTTCACAGGCTGCAATCTGCGCAACAGCGCCCGCAACCTCGTCTTTGCCGAGGGCGATCCAGCCGCCGGCCTGATGATCGTCGGGCCGGGACCGAACGGCGACGACGACCGCGAGGGGCGGCCCTTTGCCGGCCGGCAGGGCGATCTTCTGGACAAGATGCTGACGGCCATCGGGCTCGACCGGGCCGGTGTACTGATCACGAACGTCATTCCCTGGCGCCCACCCGGCAATCGCATGCCGTCCGCGCGGGAGATGGAGATCTGCCGGCCGTTCCTCGACCGGCAATTCGCACTCGCCAAGCCGCGGCGCGTGCTGGTTCTCGGCAATTTCGCAGCACGATTCTTCTTCGGCGGCGCCGATACGATCCACGAAATGCGCGGGGACTGGCGGACGATCAGCACGGGCGGCGAGACCTTCCGGGCGCTGGCGACGTTGCATCCGCAGGACCTGATGTCCGCGCCGATCTGCAAGCGCCTTGCTTGGCAGGACTTGCAGATGTTTGCCGCGGCCGACGATTCCTGA